One segment of Prinia subflava isolate CZ2003 ecotype Zambia chromosome 11, Cam_Psub_1.2, whole genome shotgun sequence DNA contains the following:
- the PDCD1 gene encoding programmed cell death protein 1 isoform X1, translating to MAPGASKRTWGSMEMALADLCAILLCCGPMLTCCGRVTIFPAVLTHPEGDKATFFCNICMEKDSGSEYSLNWYKETNHSQAQKTAEISRYNPVTETDKYRLINRTPVFEIEILNLHQNDSGFYYCGLITFFEPDKVMESTRSQLIVTAPQVNATDEPKMEEGNSSEHVKAMLLGILLLAGVVVLLIFGYLTLTYRRGDVQKPLSENMPAKEEKPPMVSVSTVDYGVLEFQRDQHSPVPPKSWPVEQTEYATIIFPEEKPVTPERGKKLLDERTRQLPSQPC from the exons ATGGCTCCAGGTGCCTCGAAGAGGACATGGGGCAGTATGGAGATGGCCCTGGCTGACCTCTGTGCtatcctgctctgctgtgggccCATGCTGACCTGCTGCGGCCGGG TGACCATCTTCCCAGCAGTGTTAACTCACCCTGAAGGTGACAAAGCCACCTTCTTCTGCAATATCTGCATGGAGAAAGACTCTGGGTCAGAGTACAGCCTCAACTGGTACAAGGAGACTAACCACAGCCAAGCCCAAAAAACTGCTGAGATCAGCCGATACAATCCCGTGACAGAGACAGACAAGTACCGGCTCATCAACCGCACTCCTGTCTTTGAGATTGAGATCCTCAACCTCCACCAGAATGACTCAGGCTTCTACTACTGTGGATTGATCACCTTCTTTGAGCCCGATAAAGTGATGGAGAGCACCCGGTCCCAGCTGATAGTCACAG CCCCCCAGGTGAATGCCACTGATGAGCCGAAGATGGAGGAAGGCAACTCCTCAGAGCACGTCAAGGCCATGCTCCTGGGCATCCTCCTGCTGGCTGGAGTGGTTGTGCTGCTGATCTTCGGCTACCTCACCTTAACCTACAGGAGAGGAG ATGTGCAGAAACCACTGAGTGAAAACATGCCAGCG aaggaagagaagccCCCCATGGTGTCCGTATCCACTGTAGACTATGGTGTGCTGGAGTTTCAGAGGgaccagcacagcccagtgccCCCCAAGTCTTGGCCGGTTGAGCAGACTGAATACGCCACCATCATCTTCCCTGAGGAGAAACCTGTCACGCCAGAGCGCGGCAAGAAACTCCTGGATGAGAGGACTCGACAGctgccctcacagccctgctga
- the PDCD1 gene encoding programmed cell death protein 1 isoform X2, with protein MAPGASKRTWGSMEMALADLCAILLCCGPMLTCCGRVTIFPAVLTHPEGDKATFFCNICMEKDSGSEYSLNWYKETNHSQAQKTAEISRYNPVTETDKYRLINRTPVFEIEILNLHQNDSGFYYCGLITFFEPDKVMESTRSQLIVTAAPQVNATDEPKMEEGNSSEHVKAMLLGILLLAGVVVLLIFGYLTLTYRRGDVQKPLSENMPAKEEKPPMVSVSTVDYGVLEFQRDQHSPVPPKSWPVEQTEYATIIFPEEKPVTPERGKKLLDERTRQLPSQPC; from the exons ATGGCTCCAGGTGCCTCGAAGAGGACATGGGGCAGTATGGAGATGGCCCTGGCTGACCTCTGTGCtatcctgctctgctgtgggccCATGCTGACCTGCTGCGGCCGGG TGACCATCTTCCCAGCAGTGTTAACTCACCCTGAAGGTGACAAAGCCACCTTCTTCTGCAATATCTGCATGGAGAAAGACTCTGGGTCAGAGTACAGCCTCAACTGGTACAAGGAGACTAACCACAGCCAAGCCCAAAAAACTGCTGAGATCAGCCGATACAATCCCGTGACAGAGACAGACAAGTACCGGCTCATCAACCGCACTCCTGTCTTTGAGATTGAGATCCTCAACCTCCACCAGAATGACTCAGGCTTCTACTACTGTGGATTGATCACCTTCTTTGAGCCCGATAAAGTGATGGAGAGCACCCGGTCCCAGCTGATAGTCACAG CAGCCCCCCAGGTGAATGCCACTGATGAGCCGAAGATGGAGGAAGGCAACTCCTCAGAGCACGTCAAGGCCATGCTCCTGGGCATCCTCCTGCTGGCTGGAGTGGTTGTGCTGCTGATCTTCGGCTACCTCACCTTAACCTACAGGAGAGGAG ATGTGCAGAAACCACTGAGTGAAAACATGCCAGCG aaggaagagaagccCCCCATGGTGTCCGTATCCACTGTAGACTATGGTGTGCTGGAGTTTCAGAGGgaccagcacagcccagtgccCCCCAAGTCTTGGCCGGTTGAGCAGACTGAATACGCCACCATCATCTTCCCTGAGGAGAAACCTGTCACGCCAGAGCGCGGCAAGAAACTCCTGGATGAGAGGACTCGACAGctgccctcacagccctgctga